In Phaseolus vulgaris cultivar G19833 chromosome 10, P. vulgaris v2.0, whole genome shotgun sequence, a single genomic region encodes these proteins:
- the LOC137813768 gene encoding uncharacterized protein: MVVKIIPPPKKERTSKRAYQSKHYQYHKNHGRHTEECVALKDRIEELIQVGQLKRFDDFSCIKKVLFKSETLNEEVIHMKSQTVKFINASHTSNLSVLDAFTSSEIPPESVSRTSNLSVQDVFTPGEIPPKSVSRSSNLSVLDAFTSSEIPPESVSRTSSLSDQDVFTPGEIPSESVSRTSNLSVQDVFTPGEIPPKSVSRSSNLSVLDAFTSSEIPPESVSRSSNLSIQDVFTPGEIPPESVSRSSNLSVLDAFTSSEIPPESDAFTSGEIPPESISRTSSLSDQDVFTPGEIPSESVSRTSSLSDQDVFTPGEIPSENVSRTSSLSDQDVFTPGEIPSESVSRTSSLSDQDAFTPGEIPL, translated from the exons ATGGTAGTAAAGATAATCCCACCACCAAAGAAGGAAAGAACTTCAAAAAGAGCATATCAGAGTAAACATTACCAATACCACAAGAATCATGGTCGTCATACAGAAGAATGTGTAGCTTTGAAAGATAGAATTGAAGAATTGATTCAAGTTGGGCAGTTGAAACGCTTT GATGATTTTTCATGTATAAAGAAAGTCTTATTCAAGAGTGAAACACTTAATGAAGAAGTTATTCATATGAAGAGTCAAACTGTTAAATTCATCAATGCTTCGCATACTTCAAACCTCTCGGTCctggatgctttcacttcaagtgaaatccctcccgagagtgtatctcgtacttcaaacctctcggtccaggatgttttcactccaggtgaaatccctcccaaGAGTGTATCTCgttcttcaaacctctcggtcctggatgctttcacttcaagtgaaatccctcccgagagtgtaTCTCGTACTTCAAGCCTCTCAGATCAAGAtgttttcactccaggtgaaatcccttccgagagtgtatctcgtacttcaaacctctcggtccaggatgttttcactccaggtgaaatccctcccaaGAGTGTATCTCgttcttcaaacctctcggtcCTGGATGCTTTTACTTcaagtgaaatccctcccgagagtgtaTCTCGTTCTTCAAACCTCTCGATCCAGGAtgttttcactccaggtgaaatccctcctgagagtgtatctcgttcttcaaacctctcggtcCTGGATGCTTTTACTTcaagtgaaatccctcccgagagt gatgctttcacttcaggtgaaatccctcccgagagtATATCTCGTACTTCAAGCCTCTCGGATCAAGAtgttttcactccaggtgaaatcccttCCGAGAGTGTATCTCGTACTTCAAGCCTCTCGGATCAAGAtgttttcactccaggtgaaattCCTTCCGAGAATGTATCCCGTACTTCAAGCCTCTCGGATCAAGAtgttttcactccaggtgaaatcccttCCGAGAGTGTATCTCGTACTTCAAGCCTCTCGGATCAAGAtgctttcactccaggtgaaatccctctcTAG
- the LOC137819285 gene encoding hydroquinone glucosyltransferase-like, with protein sequence MEVKTHIAIVSVPVYSHLRSILEFCKRLVHLHHDIHVTCINPTFGSPCNNTKALFDSLPLTLNQMFLPPVNMEDLPHDIHPAIQVQVIISRSLPLIYDALKALHASSRLAAIISDGLITQVLPFGKELNVLSYSYFPSTAMLLSLCLYSSMLDKRISCEYRDIVEPIEIPGCIPIHGTDLPDPLQDRSGAAYKQFLEGNERFYLADGILVNNFFEMEEGTIRALQQEEEKGIPSVYAIGPFVQEESCKEGSNDIKYLRWLDKQQCNSVLYVSFGSGGTLSQEQIEELAWGLELSGQKFLWVLRPPNKFGIIADIGARHEDPFEFLPDGFLKRTVGHGLVVPYWASQVQILGHGAIGGFLCHCGWNSTLEAVVHGIPLIAWPLFAEQKMNAVLLTDDLKVALRPKVNENGIVEREEITGIIRNLMVGEEGKEIRQRMKNLKDVADDALKDDGSSTVTLTQLALKWKSLS encoded by the exons ATGGAGGTGAAAACCCACATAGCAATAGTTTCAGTCCCAGTATACAGTCATCTACGTTCAATACTTGAGTTCTGTAAGAGACTAGTTCATCTCCACCATGATATTCATGTCACATGCATTAACCCTACATTTGGTTCACCCTGCAACAACACCAAAGCCCTTTTCGATTCTCTTCCCTTAACCCTAAACCAGATGTTCCTGCCACCAGTTAACATGGAGGACCTTCCACATGATATTCACCCTGCAATCCAAGTTCAGGTCATCATCTCTCGTTCTTTACCTCTAATCTATGATGCATTGAAGGCACTGCATGCTAGCTCAAGGCTCGCTGCAATCATTTCTGATGGTTTGATAACACAAGTGTTGCCCTTTGGCAAGGAACTCAATGTCTTGTCCTACTCATATTTCCCATCCACAGCTATGTTACTGTCACTTTGTTTGTATTCTTCTATGCTTGACAAGAGAATATCTTGTGAGTACAGAGACATCGTAGAACCTATAGAGATTCCTGGTTGCATACCGATTCATGGAACTGATCTTCCAGACCCTCTTCAGGATCGATCAGGTGCAGCATATAAACAATTTCTTGAAG gtaATGAAAGATTCTATTTAGCTGATGGTATACTGGTTAACAACTTTTTTGAGATGGAAGAAGGGACCATAAGGGCCTTGCAACAAGAAGAGGAGAAAGGAATCCCTTCTGTGTATGCAATAGGACCATTTGTGCAAGAGGAGTCATGCAAAGAGGGAAGTAATGACATAAAGTATTTGAGATGGTTGGACAAACAACAATGCAATTCAGTCTTGTATGTTTCCTTTGGAAGTGGTGGCACACTTTCTCAAGAGCAGATAGAAGAGCTTGCTTGGGGATTGGAATTGAGTGGTCAAAAGTTCTTGTGGGTGTTAAGACCACCTAACAAGTTTGGCATTATTGCAGACATTGGTGCAAGACATGAGGACCCTTTTGAGTTTCTACCAGATGGGTTCTTGAAGAGAACAGTAGGGCATGGTTTGGTGGTGCCTTATTGGGCATCTCAGGTTCAAATCCTTGGTCATGGTGCAATTGGGGGATTCCTGTGCCATTGTGGTTGGAACTCAACACTTGAAGCTGTTGTGCATGGGATTCCACTGATTGCATGGCCACTCTTTGCTGAGCAAAAgatgaatgcagttttgctaACTGATGATTTGAAAGTGGCTCTAAGGCCTAAGGTAAATGAGAATGGGATAGTGGAAAGGGAAGAGATAACTGGGATCATTAGGAACCTAATGGTGGGAGAAGAAGGCAAGGAAATTCGTCAAAGAATGAAAAATTTGAAAGATGTTGCTGATGATGCTCTGAAAGATGATGGATCTTCAACAGTGACCCTAACACAATTGGCACTGAAGTGGAAAAGTTTAAGTTAG